Genomic window (Nymphaea colorata isolate Beijing-Zhang1983 chromosome 1, ASM883128v2, whole genome shotgun sequence):
GCTTTTAAATATGAGTAGCAAACTAATTGCATACTGTTAAAAAGGAGATGCCTAAAAGAACATACTTAGTTTGACACACACATATCTTAACATTGGCGAGAAATCATTCTTTTCAAGGTGTGTCATCTTTGGAGTTACTATCAACTCGCTCTCTTATATACACTACATCCATAATACTACACGACTATTTTTATATCTTGCATTGATTTAATGAGGAAAGATATATGAGACTGATCATGGATTGTATCATTTtgtagagagagatagaaagagagagaagagggggagGTGGGGGTGGAGTAGGGAGACACGGGGTGCATCAGCCTCCATTGCCAACCGGAGGTAACTTTCATGGGTCTCGAACCTGAGACATATGCAGGTCCGACCAACTAGGCTACACACCAGTtaatggagggagagagagagaggagaaagagaaagaggaaactGGAAATGTCATAAAAAACAGCTGACAGGGAGATTAATGCAGAATTGAGCCACCAAAAAGCTCTGGCGATACAACTTTAATAATTCAGCTGCCACGCCTAATTTACCGGTTCATTAAAAACTATTGGATATCTGAACAAAGCAAGCTATCGTCTTTCAAAACTATCATACGTTTCTTCTTCTGTGAGTGAGAGTGCGTGTGCGGGAGCGCCCATTGTGCAAGGTTGCATGTATAAACAAATGAATCACGCACATATATaaacggaaaaagaaaaaagcgtTTAGTATGAGGAGAGCAGATCATGTAGGTGATATATTATTCTGGTACTCAACTATCTTgaacaaccaaaagaaaagtaGCAAATCAAATGATAATTGATGTTTCTCCTCATCACCactatattattattaatacaAAGCGACTTCTGAGACATTTAtatgaaagaacaaaataatGAGTGGAAGATTTTTCATATCCTTTTAATCCAAATCACAACCATAGAAAGGCACAACAACAATTGAAGATCATGTTATATATGGGGAATCGGGAGATCAGATGCTTATAAGAATGAATTGGAGGGGCCATACCCTGGAAAATCCTGCCACTGCCCACCTACTAAAGAAGATCCACTACTGTTCCAGTAGCAGGCTCCGGCTGAAGGGGCGGCGCTGCTGTCGTATGCCGTCTGTGTCTCCGGCTTCAACGCCGGAGACCCACTAGCAGCAGCAGCTACATTTCCGGCGACGCCAGAAGACGGGAACGGTGGCAGCAGGTGAAGCAGTCCATCTTTGGTGCCAATGGAACCCTCGGCAGCATCAGCAACTCTCCATGATCCAATATCATTTACGAGTCCTTCTGGGACGTTGGGAAAGCTGGGTGGGGTATGTTCGGGTGCCGAGGCCACCAATGGCTGTTGATGATGATTGTTAAGAATGGCGCTATACTCCCCCATGGTCATGCCATGACCGAATGGCGTCAAGCTGGAGAAGCTAGAAACTCCTGCGGAAAGCTTCACTCCTGTGGAAGATTGATCCATCAGAAATGGAGGTCTAATTGCACTGAAGAAGGGGGTGAGGAAGTCGGATTTGCCATCTTGGTGGGAAGAACTGGTAGGACTATCTGATACTAATCTCTTTGGGCGTTTCCCCCCTTTCCTGCAGCCTCCACCAACTGGAACATTCCTTAGAGTTCCTCCTTTGGTCCAGTACCTCCTGCAGGTCTTGCAGAAGTACCTGGGCTGGGAGAGGCTGTAGTTGTTGTAGTAACAAAACTTGGTGTTTAATGAATCACATCTGGGGCACTTCTGTGGCTGTTCAGCCTGGGGCTTAACTCTCCTAGTCTGTGCAGATCCTACCATCCCATCTGGGTTCTCCAAGTTTATTCCTCCTGTTCCCCTATCCTGCATCCTTTGCTCTTGTTTTCCTTTGGAATCTGAAAAAGTGAGAGAAGACGAGAGAAACCCTCCAGTCAGATAACTAGAAAATATCacgagagaaaaaaattaagagcaAATCCTTTCATAAGCATGGCAAAGAAGACAACAAAAGAGCAAAGATTCATGCTTGGAGGAAAGACCAATTTGACAGAAAGGTAGAAAGACATAGTGACATATGATCCCAGATTAAAGGtaataaaattaaaaggaaataatAGAAAATCTAAAGGATGCTTTTAAATAACCGATATACTTTTGAGACGGAGAAAGAAGTTCTTGATATGAACCTGTTAATTGAAGGTCCAGCAGTTGctttgatttttccttctcaCTTGCATGCGGCCAGAACAAACGCCAACTTTAGAGTTCCGTAATACCAAAGCTGTAAGAAGTGAGGAAAATCTGTCTGCTCGCACTGTTTATGCGGAATCAATCCCAACCGTGATCACACTTGTCCTCCATCGCCATCACCGTAACCCTATATCACAAGCTGCAACCTTACCGATCAGATCAGCCGGAGCGACACCCATGTGCAGATCCccagaaaatgagagagagagagagagagagagagctaataCCACGAGAATTGACAAAGATTGGGAAACAACAGAGCTACCAATTATATTTACAGACATAAATCAAGAACTAGTGAGGAactcagagagagaaagagaaggagagagtaCTTCTAGGGTTTTAGTGCTTCGTTCATCTCCCCAGAAGACCATATTGGGAAAGTAGAGGACGAACGCTAAATTTTCCAGTTTCCCTCCTCAAAGCAGGAAGAGAAAGCCCAACCAAGGCCACGAGAAGACTCAGAGAGAAGGTGGTGTTCCCCTCTTGTTCCCTGTCACACGCAGAAAGCACTGCAACTCCCAGCACGAGGAAAAGCCATAGATCACAGGCACTGTCACTCCCAAGCGTGAGAGGAATGGACaactctccctttctctctctctctcttttgttccCTCAATAATTCCGGGCGGCCAAGCGGAAATAACTCTCATTGTTAGGCGTGGCGTGGCGGTGGCGAATGTTGTCAGATGCTTGACCCTCCTTCCGCACACACGCATGCACGCACTCACacccccctttctctctctctctcttcaaacacccatacatatacacacatatatatctaaACACACCTAcagatatatattatatgaatatgtatatattggtGAATGATGTTGACCTCCACAACATACATGCACGCACACACTCAcctttttctatatatatagagaaaaaCACATCCATATacacaaatatgtatatatatatataaaccagaGAACAAAAAACCAACctatttttctctcatgttAAAGAACTCAGCTAGCAAAAACCAACGATGAGTTTGAAAGTGGTCAGTGTTGAGTTTAAATCAATCTTTTAGAGTACAGAATTTGATTGCGATTTTGGTTCGACCGACCATTGATAAGTATTTTGCTGTCTTGGGTCCGATCCAACCTTAGCAAGGAACAAATGGGCAGGACAGGACTTAAGTCCGTCATGGTCTACTGGGCCGATGCGTCTTTGCTGCAGAAGAGCAGAAAAGCTTAACAT
Coding sequences:
- the LOC116251545 gene encoding dof zinc finger protein DOF1.1-like, which produces MQDRGTGGINLENPDGMVGSAQTRRVKPQAEQPQKCPRCDSLNTKFCYYNNYSLSQPRYFCKTCRRYWTKGGTLRNVPVGGGCRKGGKRPKRLVSDSPTSSSHQDGKSDFLTPFFSAIRPPFLMDQSSTGVKLSAGVSSFSSLTPFGHGMTMGEYSAILNNHHQQPLVASAPEHTPPSFPNVPEGLVNDIGSWRVADAAEGSIGTKDGLLHLLPPFPSSGVAGNVAAAASGSPALKPETQTAYDSSAAPSAGACYWNSSGSSLVGGQWQDFPGYGPSNSFL